In Streptococcus respiraculi, one DNA window encodes the following:
- a CDS encoding MATE family efflux transporter, with protein MQDLTQGKPIRVILRFTLPLLIGSFFQLAYNFADSIIVGHTLGKVAFASVGATGSIVFLILGFAQGLTSGLTIVTAQRFGANDIEGIKKSFVHGLFYSLCTSLILTILALYFLRPLLIFMQTPEELLPHSQQFLTAIFGGTIFSVLFNYLSNLIRSLGDSTTPLIALIIACFINIALDFLFILNVGLGVFGAGLATVTAQAFSVLYLAVYISKKVPYFHVKWTEIRLDKPNLIKHAQLGFPMAFQASIIAIGAITLQAMLNQLGTNAIAAQAIASKTDQLAMLPMINLGLAISTFTAQNYGAKLYPRILEGLKKSVFISIAWAIFFALLLITANRFFSRLFLADGSVEVYQLALVYYIINGACYWILSILFILRSFIQGLGKSFVPTLAGIMELVMRAGVAIVGLMYFGFYGVAAANPAAWIGSVMVLIPSTIILTRKLRQRTI; from the coding sequence ATGCAGGATTTAACCCAAGGCAAGCCGATTCGCGTCATTTTACGCTTCACTTTGCCACTTTTGATTGGAAGTTTTTTTCAATTGGCCTATAATTTTGCAGATAGTATTATTGTAGGACACACGCTGGGGAAGGTTGCCTTTGCTAGTGTCGGAGCTACTGGGAGCATTGTCTTTCTCATTCTTGGATTTGCCCAAGGCTTGACCAGCGGGTTGACCATTGTCACCGCCCAACGTTTTGGAGCAAATGACATTGAAGGAATCAAAAAAAGTTTTGTCCACGGTCTCTTTTACTCTCTTTGTACGAGCCTTATTTTGACCATACTAGCCCTGTACTTCCTAAGACCTCTACTCATTTTTATGCAAACACCAGAGGAATTACTGCCACATTCGCAACAGTTTTTAACCGCTATTTTTGGAGGCACTATTTTCTCTGTTCTCTTTAACTATCTGTCTAATCTTATTCGCAGTCTGGGCGATTCGACGACGCCCTTGATTGCGCTCATCATCGCCTGTTTTATCAATATCGCACTCGACTTTCTCTTTATCTTGAATGTCGGTCTAGGCGTCTTCGGGGCAGGGCTTGCTACCGTTACAGCGCAGGCTTTTTCTGTCCTTTATCTGGCTGTTTATATTTCTAAAAAAGTTCCCTATTTTCATGTTAAATGGACTGAAATTCGGCTGGACAAACCAAATCTCATCAAGCATGCACAACTAGGGTTTCCTATGGCCTTTCAGGCCAGTATTATCGCTATCGGTGCTATTACCTTGCAGGCCATGCTCAATCAACTGGGGACTAACGCCATTGCTGCTCAGGCTATTGCCAGCAAGACCGATCAGCTTGCCATGCTCCCGATGATTAACTTGGGCTTAGCTATTTCAACTTTTACCGCTCAAAATTACGGAGCAAAGCTCTACCCACGAATCTTGGAAGGCTTGAAAAAGTCAGTCTTTATCAGTATTGCTTGGGCCATTTTCTTTGCTCTTTTACTCATCACCGCCAACCGCTTCTTCTCTCGTCTCTTTCTTGCAGATGGTAGTGTAGAAGTCTACCAACTGGCGCTCGTCTATTACATCATTAACGGAGCCTGCTACTGGATTTTGTCCATTCTCTTTATTCTCCGTAGCTTTATCCAGGGGCTAGGAAAAAGCTTTGTCCCTACTCTTGCGGGCATCATGGAGTTGGTCATGCGGGCTGGGGTCGCTATTGTTGGTCTAATGTATTTCGGTTTCTATGGTGTAGCTGCAGCAAACCCTGCGGCCTGGATTGGCAGTGTCATGGTCCTAATTCCCAGCACGATTATCTTGACAAGAAAACTCCGTCAGAGAACTATTTAA
- a CDS encoding potassium channel family protein — MKTQTIGILGLGVFGTTIAKTLHHYDCNIIAIDNHAERINQLETVLTKGIVGDITDKDLLRAAGIDRCDTVVVATGRNLESSVLAVLHCKALNVPKIVAKVKSKTSKEVLLKIGADRVISPERETGVSLAKHLLHRDTTDLIELDGDVTIIEFHAPQKWIGKSLAELQLRQHYNLNIIGYRDATTHKLNVQFSPNYVFNEQELIMAVTDNHTVDHFEEYTNKL; from the coding sequence ATGAAAACTCAAACAATTGGTATTTTAGGTCTTGGTGTTTTTGGGACTACGATTGCTAAGACTTTACATCACTATGACTGTAATATTATTGCGATTGATAACCATGCGGAGCGGATCAATCAGCTAGAGACTGTTCTGACTAAGGGGATTGTCGGTGATATTACTGACAAGGACTTGTTGCGGGCTGCAGGGATTGATCGGTGTGATACGGTGGTTGTTGCAACTGGGCGCAACTTGGAATCAAGTGTCCTTGCTGTTCTTCATTGTAAAGCTTTGAACGTGCCTAAGATTGTTGCCAAAGTCAAGAGTAAGACAAGCAAGGAAGTTCTCTTGAAAATCGGGGCTGACCGAGTTATTTCTCCAGAAAGAGAAACAGGGGTTTCCCTTGCTAAACACTTACTCCACCGCGATACAACCGACTTGATTGAGCTAGACGGTGATGTGACGATTATTGAATTTCATGCACCACAAAAATGGATTGGCAAGAGCCTTGCTGAGCTGCAATTGCGTCAACACTACAATCTCAATATTATTGGCTACCGCGATGCAACCACTCATAAATTGAACGTGCAATTTTCACCGAACTATGTCTTTAACGAACAAGAGTTGATTATGGCTGTCACTGATAACCATACAGTTGATCACTTTGAGGAATATACGAATAAGCTCTAA
- a CDS encoding TrkH family potassium uptake protein yields MPTFSLKLKPSQRIVLSFAGVILIGSLLLSLPISQLASSEARYWDHLFTTISMVCVTGLFTVPVAETYNTLGQIICMLLIQIGGLSLISFIGLFALRGGRKLSFINMATLQESFSLAETKHFRSFIKSVFGFTFAIEALGAVCLSFHFVPEFGWQRGIFSSIFLAISAFCNAGFDNFGSTSLINYATNPLVNLTIAALIIMGGLGFSVWFDMQTKIQKRLSFKKLSFHTKVVLTMTALILLIGTVLTLLTEYKNPATIGLLSVPEKVLASFFQTVTMRTAGFASIDYTKANPVTLLFYIFQMMLGGAPGGTAGGIKITAFLTLILYARSEIIGLPHTNFKARTIDDVTIQKSFVTFIVFIMVFLMGLFAISMTDPQQPMLFLIFEVMSALATVGVTANLTPELSQLGQLVIMALMFFGRIGPMSILISLSARKLSKEETIQYAKSSMIV; encoded by the coding sequence ATGCCTACTTTTAGTTTAAAATTAAAACCGAGCCAACGGATTGTCCTGAGCTTTGCAGGCGTTATCCTGATTGGCTCGCTCCTGTTATCTCTGCCGATTTCTCAGCTTGCAAGTTCTGAGGCTAGATACTGGGATCACCTCTTCACAACCATTTCCATGGTATGTGTAACAGGGCTCTTTACCGTTCCTGTCGCAGAAACCTACAATACTCTGGGACAAATTATCTGTATGTTGTTGATTCAAATCGGAGGATTGAGCCTGATTAGCTTTATCGGACTCTTTGCCCTAAGAGGAGGACGAAAGCTCAGCTTTATCAACATGGCAACCCTGCAAGAAAGTTTTAGCTTGGCAGAAACCAAGCATTTCCGTAGCTTTATCAAGTCTGTCTTCGGCTTTACCTTTGCCATTGAAGCGTTAGGAGCAGTCTGCCTTTCCTTCCACTTCGTTCCAGAATTTGGCTGGCAAAGGGGGATTTTCTCTTCCATTTTTCTAGCTATTTCTGCTTTCTGTAATGCAGGCTTTGATAATTTTGGCTCGACTAGTCTGATAAACTATGCGACCAATCCCTTGGTCAATCTGACTATTGCAGCCTTGATTATCATGGGAGGACTGGGCTTTTCTGTCTGGTTTGACATGCAGACTAAGATTCAAAAGCGACTGAGTTTCAAAAAATTGAGTTTCCATACCAAGGTTGTCCTCACCATGACTGCTCTCATTCTTCTGATTGGGACTGTTCTTACTCTGTTGACTGAATACAAAAATCCTGCAACGATTGGCTTATTGAGTGTTCCAGAAAAAGTCTTAGCTAGCTTTTTCCAGACTGTGACCATGCGGACAGCTGGTTTTGCATCCATTGACTACACCAAGGCCAATCCTGTAACCCTACTCTTTTACATCTTTCAAATGATGCTGGGAGGAGCGCCTGGCGGAACAGCGGGCGGGATTAAAATCACAGCGTTTCTGACCTTAATCCTCTATGCAAGAAGCGAGATTATCGGACTTCCCCATACCAACTTCAAAGCACGAACCATTGACGATGTGACCATTCAAAAATCCTTCGTAACTTTTATCGTCTTTATCATGGTCTTTCTCATGGGACTCTTTGCCATTAGTATGACCGACCCTCAACAGCCAATGCTCTTTCTCATCTTCGAGGTCATGTCAGCCCTTGCAACCGTTGGGGTAACGGCCAATCTAACTCCTGAGCTATCTCAGCTAGGACAACTGGTCATCATGGCCCTCATGTTCTTTGGCCGAATTGGCCCTATGTCCATTTTAATTAGCCTTTCTGCGCGGAAATTATCCAAGGAAGAAACCATACAATATGCAAAATCATCTATGATTGTGTAA
- a CDS encoding Gx transporter family protein: protein MNSKNQKLLFITMLAAQAVVISLVERLIPTPFSFAPGAKLGLGNLISLIAIFTLPTKDSVKVVSIRLLISTFLGGTFSTFLYGFAGVTLSYIGMLSAKQLGPKRVSAIGISILGGMLHNIGQLLVFSWIGQSLLVLNYLPVLSFSGILSGFLVGLTANYLLKKVGPLRYYNQIILAEWK, encoded by the coding sequence ATGAATTCAAAAAATCAAAAATTACTGTTTATCACCATGCTGGCTGCCCAAGCCGTTGTCATTTCGCTAGTCGAACGCTTAATTCCAACACCTTTTTCATTTGCTCCTGGGGCAAAATTAGGACTTGGAAATTTGATTAGCTTAATTGCGATTTTCACTCTCCCTACAAAGGATAGCGTCAAGGTAGTCAGTATCAGACTCCTCATTTCGACCTTTTTAGGTGGTACCTTTTCGACCTTTTTGTATGGCTTTGCTGGAGTTACCCTTAGCTACATCGGCATGCTTTCTGCTAAACAATTAGGACCTAAACGGGTCAGCGCCATTGGCATTTCTATTTTAGGCGGTATGCTCCACAATATCGGTCAGCTCCTCGTCTTTTCTTGGATTGGACAATCGTTACTAGTCCTAAACTATCTGCCTGTTCTGTCTTTTAGTGGCATTTTATCTGGATTTTTAGTCGGACTCACAGCCAATTATCTGCTTAAAAAGGTCGGCCCACTCCGCTATTACAACCAAATCATTTTAGCAGAATGGAAATGA
- a CDS encoding NAD(P)/FAD-dependent oxidoreductase, which produces MTKNIVIVGAGYAGISAARLLGKKFKKNDDVTVTLIDKNSFHTYMTELHEVAAGRVEKDAIKYDLKRIFNKYPKVNLVTDKVLEIDYDKKEVIAEHQTLPFDYLLLAMGGEANDFGIKGVKENGFTLWSIEAAERLHDHIVDSCYRAMREHDEEKRRALLTFTVIGAGFTGIEMIGELIDWVPILAHEFKLDPAEFSLKVIEAMPNILQMVTEKEQVKTRKYLEKKGVELVLGDGVAAVEVDKLVLSSGREIPTYTSIWTAGVQANSDASEFGIEKARAGRLVANEYMEAKGKENVYVAGDLVYYEEPGNDGKPTPQIVQAAEQTGHTAAQNIIAAITGGEKHSYKGKYDGFMVSIGSHYGVAFLMGKYHLSGFMAMFMKHMVNLLYFFTIRSFFYMGSYVRHEFFDIKNKRNIFGGHTSGKGNLLWSAPLRVFYGSVWLYEGVKKAFGLFGTTSWLGDQVVFPFPWLADPVSGASAAEATSGASQAVAETAHAIFGLSYAYGEQPMTVLDGMPDWFASIMQFMMPNQEVALFMQKFMTIAEIGIGLALIAGAFVWIVSAATVALVVMFSLSGMFYWVNIWFIPVAISLMNGAGRAFGLDYWIMPWLGRFLDKKIYGKPKHIYRLKDKR; this is translated from the coding sequence TTGACTAAAAATATTGTAATAGTAGGTGCTGGTTATGCAGGGATTTCTGCGGCGCGCTTACTCGGGAAAAAATTCAAGAAAAACGACGATGTGACCGTTACCTTGATTGATAAAAACTCATTCCATACCTATATGACAGAGTTGCATGAAGTGGCGGCTGGTCGTGTGGAAAAAGATGCAATCAAATATGACTTGAAACGCATTTTCAACAAGTATCCAAAAGTAAACTTGGTAACCGATAAGGTGCTTGAAATTGATTATGACAAAAAAGAAGTGATTGCAGAGCACCAAACACTTCCATTTGACTATCTCTTGCTTGCAATGGGTGGAGAGGCGAACGATTTTGGTATCAAGGGTGTAAAAGAAAATGGCTTTACTCTTTGGTCAATCGAAGCAGCAGAACGCTTGCATGACCACATCGTTGACTCTTGCTACCGTGCTATGCGCGAACATGACGAAGAAAAACGCCGTGCTCTTTTAACGTTCACTGTTATCGGTGCAGGTTTCACTGGTATTGAGATGATTGGTGAGCTGATTGATTGGGTTCCAATCTTGGCGCATGAATTCAAACTTGATCCAGCAGAATTCTCTCTCAAAGTGATTGAAGCTATGCCAAACATCTTGCAAATGGTCACTGAGAAAGAACAGGTTAAAACACGTAAATACCTTGAGAAAAAAGGTGTTGAATTGGTACTTGGTGATGGAGTTGCAGCTGTTGAAGTTGACAAATTGGTCCTTTCATCAGGTCGCGAAATCCCAACTTACACGTCTATCTGGACAGCGGGTGTACAAGCTAATAGCGACGCGAGCGAATTTGGAATTGAAAAAGCACGTGCAGGTCGCTTAGTTGCTAACGAATACATGGAAGCAAAAGGCAAGGAAAATGTCTATGTAGCAGGTGATTTGGTGTATTACGAAGAGCCAGGAAATGACGGCAAACCAACACCGCAAATCGTTCAAGCTGCTGAGCAAACTGGACACACTGCTGCGCAAAACATTATTGCTGCGATTACAGGTGGTGAAAAGCATAGCTACAAAGGGAAATACGATGGCTTCATGGTCTCAATCGGTTCTCACTATGGCGTTGCCTTCCTTATGGGCAAATACCATTTATCAGGCTTTATGGCAATGTTCATGAAGCACATGGTCAACTTGCTTTACTTCTTTACAATCCGTAGCTTCTTCTATATGGGGTCTTATGTCCGCCATGAATTCTTTGATATTAAGAACAAACGCAATATCTTTGGTGGTCATACATCAGGGAAAGGGAATCTTCTTTGGTCAGCGCCACTTCGTGTCTTCTACGGTTCTGTATGGCTCTATGAAGGGGTTAAGAAAGCTTTTGGTCTCTTTGGTACGACTTCATGGTTGGGAGATCAAGTTGTCTTCCCATTCCCATGGTTAGCAGACCCTGTATCGGGTGCTTCAGCTGCTGAAGCAACTTCTGGTGCTTCTCAAGCAGTCGCTGAAACAGCCCACGCTATTTTTGGACTCAGTTATGCGTATGGTGAGCAACCAATGACTGTTTTGGATGGCATGCCAGATTGGTTTGCGTCAATCATGCAATTCATGATGCCAAACCAAGAAGTTGCCCTCTTTATGCAAAAATTCATGACTATTGCTGAAATCGGAATCGGTCTTGCCTTGATTGCAGGTGCCTTCGTATGGATTGTCAGCGCAGCAACAGTTGCCTTGGTGGTGATGTTCAGTTTGTCAGGTATGTTCTACTGGGTGAACATCTGGTTTATTCCAGTTGCGATTTCATTGATGAATGGTGCTGGTCGTGCCTTTGGTCTTGACTACTGGATTATGCCATGGTTGGGTCGCTTCCTCGATAAGAAGATTTATGGCAAGCCCAAGCATATTTATAGATTAAAAGATAAACGATAA
- a CDS encoding polyprenyl synthetase family protein: MVHRIWENHPEIQRGLEQVKRIMLTEMKMIHPAVREKIVEYMEAPGKYLRSGLCLLFAEAVDGEIKPAKLYFAAYVEVLHLATLIHDDVIDEAELRRGIVAAHRQFSNRIAIYAGDYLMAYAGRLFAKGIRLLDLETTETDSFNERLIEGILAGELAQLMNQFDASMTMKRYLKQIQGKTAFLFGLSCQLGTLQSGTAITHTSPAFRAGRSFGMAFQLRDDLIDYQLTAQESGKPARQDIQNGIYTAPLLLAMEEDKSIRQDLLAVIETKEERLIEQLVEKINRTKAKERTNSLMQAYLDKMEQQISLLKTGGRSVDCDWLAEKMLDPYS; encoded by the coding sequence GTGGTACATCGAATTTGGGAGAATCATCCAGAAATACAAAGGGGCTTAGAACAAGTCAAGCGCATCATGTTGACAGAGATGAAAATGATTCATCCAGCTGTGCGCGAAAAAATTGTTGAATACATGGAAGCGCCGGGGAAATACCTGCGTTCTGGTTTGTGCCTCTTATTTGCTGAGGCTGTAGACGGAGAAATCAAACCAGCAAAGCTCTATTTTGCCGCTTATGTGGAGGTCTTGCACCTTGCTACCCTCATCCATGATGATGTCATTGATGAGGCAGAGTTGCGCCGTGGGATTGTGGCTGCTCACCGTCAATTTTCTAATCGGATTGCGATTTATGCAGGGGACTATCTCATGGCTTATGCAGGGCGACTATTTGCTAAGGGCATTCGCTTGCTAGATCTTGAGACAACAGAAACGGACTCTTTCAATGAGAGATTGATTGAGGGAATTTTAGCAGGGGAACTCGCTCAGTTGATGAACCAGTTTGATGCGAGCATGACCATGAAACGCTACCTCAAGCAAATTCAGGGGAAAACAGCTTTCTTATTTGGTCTCTCCTGTCAACTAGGGACTTTACAGAGCGGAACAGCTATCACGCACACTTCACCTGCCTTTCGGGCTGGTCGTTCCTTTGGCATGGCCTTTCAGTTGAGAGATGATTTAATTGATTACCAATTGACTGCTCAAGAATCGGGAAAGCCAGCTCGCCAAGATATTCAAAATGGCATCTATACAGCTCCACTTCTTCTCGCTATGGAAGAGGATAAAAGTATTCGGCAGGATTTGCTGGCAGTTATTGAGACTAAGGAAGAAAGACTGATTGAGCAACTGGTGGAGAAAATCAATCGAACAAAGGCAAAGGAGCGGACAAACTCCTTGATGCAGGCCTATCTTGACAAGATGGAGCAGCAGATATCGTTGTTAAAAACAGGCGGTCGTTCCGTAGATTGTGACTGGCTGGCTGAGAAAATGCTAGACCCCTATAGTTAA
- a CDS encoding FMN-binding protein, with product MKTTKVVLKSVAVLAAAFALVACGAKEEKKDTMMSSSETTMSSSSEAKMMGELKDGMYSAESAADERGYKIVHTITVKDGKITESKFDYEDKDGKMKSENEEYNKMMSEKAGVSAKEAIDKLNAGLVEKQDVEAVEVVSGATHTSEDFKKSTTALLAAAEKGDTAKVMLDK from the coding sequence ATGAAAACAACAAAAGTTGTGTTGAAAAGTGTTGCAGTCTTAGCAGCTGCGTTTGCCTTGGTAGCATGTGGTGCTAAAGAAGAAAAGAAAGACACAATGATGTCTTCATCTGAAACAACAATGTCTTCATCATCAGAAGCAAAAATGATGGGAGAATTGAAAGACGGTATGTACTCAGCAGAATCTGCTGCTGATGAGCGTGGCTACAAGATTGTTCACACTATCACTGTGAAAGACGGAAAAATCACTGAGTCTAAGTTTGACTACGAAGACAAAGACGGTAAAATGAAGTCTGAAAACGAAGAATACAACAAGATGATGAGCGAAAAAGCAGGTGTTTCTGCTAAAGAAGCAATTGACAAATTGAACGCTGGCCTTGTTGAAAAACAAGACGTAGAAGCAGTTGAAGTTGTTTCTGGTGCTACTCATACTTCAGAAGACTTCAAGAAGAGTACAACAGCTCTTCTTGCTGCAGCTGAAAAAGGGGACACTGCAAAAGTAATGCTTGACAAATAA
- a CDS encoding FAD:protein FMN transferase: MKWKWLAIPLVICGFLLGACQSKQTVKESLLVVDKPLTRTESLLHTVVQISIYHKNQEEAMDEGISYVKEMERLLSTNLEGSDIYRINQAAGKEAVKVDPRTFELIERALEMGEKSHGRFDVSIGAVNNLWKIGSEDARKPSDEEIKVALPHINYKNVQLDKKNQTVAVKEGMILELGAISKGYIADGLKHLFAEKGITTAIINLGGNVVVMGTSPAHKEGWKVGVQDPDEVRGTVVGSVYVTDGSVVTSGIYERYLEVDGVIYHHILDPTTGYPVENNISGVTVFTKTSTQGDALSTTLFLLGIDKGMEFIDQLEDVEAVFVDKERGVHLSKGLKERFELSNEEYHLVND, from the coding sequence ATGAAATGGAAGTGGCTAGCCATTCCGTTGGTGATTTGCGGCTTTCTATTAGGAGCTTGTCAGTCGAAGCAAACAGTCAAGGAGAGTTTGCTTGTAGTGGACAAACCCTTGACACGGACGGAGAGCTTGCTCCATACGGTTGTGCAGATTAGTATTTACCATAAAAACCAGGAAGAAGCAATGGACGAGGGGATTTCCTACGTCAAAGAAATGGAGCGACTCCTATCGACAAATCTGGAAGGTTCGGATATTTACCGTATCAATCAGGCGGCAGGAAAAGAAGCGGTCAAGGTTGATCCGCGTACCTTTGAATTGATTGAGAGGGCTTTAGAAATGGGGGAGAAGAGTCATGGCCGTTTTGATGTCTCAATTGGAGCAGTCAACAATCTCTGGAAAATCGGTTCAGAAGATGCTAGAAAGCCAAGCGATGAAGAAATCAAGGTGGCTCTCCCTCATATCAACTACAAAAATGTACAGTTGGATAAGAAAAACCAGACGGTTGCGGTAAAAGAAGGCATGATTTTAGAGTTGGGTGCCATTTCAAAAGGTTATATCGCTGACGGTTTGAAGCACTTGTTTGCAGAAAAAGGTATTACAACGGCTATTATCAATCTGGGTGGAAATGTGGTCGTGATGGGGACTTCCCCTGCCCACAAGGAAGGTTGGAAGGTAGGGGTTCAAGATCCTGATGAAGTGCGGGGAACCGTGGTCGGCTCAGTCTATGTAACGGACGGCTCAGTCGTGACTTCAGGAATCTACGAGCGCTATCTGGAAGTGGATGGTGTCATCTATCACCACATCCTTGATCCAACAACGGGCTATCCAGTTGAGAACAATATCTCAGGTGTGACCGTCTTTACCAAGACTTCTACCCAAGGGGACGCCCTTTCCACAACGCTTTTTCTCTTGGGAATTGATAAAGGCATGGAATTTATCGACCAACTGGAGGATGTAGAAGCGGTCTTTGTGGATAAGGAACGCGGTGTTCATCTAAGTAAAGGACTCAAGGAACGGTTTGAATTGAGTAATGAGGAGTATCATCTTGTCAATGACTAA
- a CDS encoding 1,4-dihydroxy-2-naphthoate polyprenyltransferase, whose amino-acid sequence MTNETGRITLPIFLEFIELRTKVASVFPMLLGIVWAIYRYGTFNGLNTAFFVLAVLTFDMCTTAINNTMDYVKAKDQVYREKRNVIGRNQLDFRQMVQIVFLLLFFSIAVSLVLVWRTDLILLPLGALCFLIGICYTFGPIPLSRMPLGEIFSGVTMGLGIFFLGVFVQAPNLLLTSRFVGEWFQLQLAWGKFIEIGLMSLPLVCLIANIMLANNLCDLDEDIRNHRHTLVFHIGREKGLLLYTCLAALPWLLWLAYPLLGFLPFWAWIGGGVAFLSYKSLGRFLEKQIKRETFVEAVKSFVLFALMYLVVLILATVL is encoded by the coding sequence ATGACTAATGAAACAGGGAGAATTACCCTACCCATTTTTTTAGAATTTATTGAATTACGGACAAAGGTTGCAAGTGTCTTTCCTATGTTGCTTGGAATTGTCTGGGCCATTTATCGCTATGGTACTTTTAATGGTCTAAATACAGCCTTCTTCGTCCTTGCGGTCTTGACCTTTGACATGTGTACGACGGCCATCAATAATACCATGGACTATGTCAAGGCTAAGGATCAGGTTTACCGTGAGAAGCGCAATGTCATCGGGCGTAATCAGCTTGATTTTAGGCAGATGGTACAGATTGTCTTTCTGCTCTTGTTCTTTTCGATTGCGGTCTCGCTTGTCTTAGTCTGGCGGACGGATTTGATTTTATTACCGCTAGGAGCCTTGTGTTTCTTAATTGGTATCTGTTATACCTTTGGACCGATTCCTCTCTCGCGCATGCCGCTTGGGGAGATTTTTTCAGGGGTCACCATGGGGCTTGGCATCTTCTTCTTGGGAGTCTTTGTTCAAGCGCCGAATCTGCTTTTAACCAGTCGATTTGTTGGTGAATGGTTTCAATTGCAGCTGGCTTGGGGCAAATTCATCGAGATTGGTCTTATGAGCCTGCCTCTGGTCTGCTTGATTGCTAATATCATGTTAGCCAATAATCTGTGTGACTTGGATGAGGATATTCGCAATCATCGCCACACACTGGTCTTTCATATCGGACGGGAAAAGGGCCTCTTACTCTATACTTGTTTGGCAGCCTTACCGTGGCTTTTGTGGCTAGCTTATCCCCTTCTTGGCTTCTTGCCCTTCTGGGCTTGGATAGGTGGTGGTGTTGCTTTTCTCTCTTACAAGAGTCTAGGACGTTTTTTAGAAAAGCAAATCAAGCGTGAAACCTTTGTTGAAGCAGTCAAAAGTTTTGTTTTGTTTGCACTGATGTATCTGGTAGTTTTAATTTTAGCAACAGTACTATAA
- a CDS encoding NusG domain II-containing protein encodes MRMKQILRQFKPFDFILIGITLLLSFVPAIVTYAGSQGQPEEPYLIASVRINGEVVDEFKLSKGTPHKEVTYHPNPGQYNIIEVDGERIRDKEDNSPDQIAVNTGWISRPGEIAVCLPHNLIIEIRVPEDQESDDEEELILPI; translated from the coding sequence ATACGAATGAAACAGATTTTACGTCAATTTAAACCTTTTGATTTTATCCTGATTGGGATTACCCTACTGTTGTCTTTTGTACCAGCAATAGTGACCTATGCGGGCAGTCAAGGACAGCCAGAAGAGCCCTATCTGATTGCTTCTGTCCGTATTAACGGAGAGGTCGTCGATGAATTTAAACTCTCCAAAGGCACGCCCCACAAGGAAGTGACCTATCATCCCAATCCAGGTCAGTACAATATCATTGAAGTAGATGGAGAACGGATTCGCGACAAAGAAGACAATAGCCCTGATCAAATAGCTGTTAATACAGGCTGGATCAGTCGCCCAGGAGAAATTGCTGTCTGCCTCCCACACAATCTCATCATTGAAATTCGTGTCCCTGAAGACCAAGAATCCGATGACGAGGAAGAATTAATTTTACCGATTTAA
- a CDS encoding DUF3278 domain-containing protein: MKKETFTDKMMKRFYGITGPLDEYKRREVDRIGSICFILLFWVLLIGNALALLLADKYPEVIAFAYPIILTLLLLTTSTFALVKVHSLHLADIDKEELNQKEQAQMKFAGLKAGILFGGILWLYDAFSQNVPLFDSLFTVKAALSFFIRATLFGLACQLYISFKARRGQSE; this comes from the coding sequence ATGAAAAAAGAAACCTTTACTGACAAAATGATGAAACGCTTTTATGGTATCACAGGTCCACTCGATGAGTACAAGCGTCGAGAAGTAGACCGTATCGGCAGTATCTGTTTCATCCTGCTCTTTTGGGTACTGCTGATTGGAAATGCACTTGCCCTACTTCTAGCTGACAAATATCCTGAAGTGATTGCTTTTGCCTATCCTATCATACTGACCTTACTCCTATTAACAACGTCAACCTTTGCCTTGGTCAAAGTCCACAGCCTGCATTTGGCTGATATTGATAAAGAAGAACTCAACCAAAAAGAACAAGCTCAAATGAAATTTGCGGGACTAAAAGCTGGGATTCTCTTTGGAGGGATACTTTGGTTATATGATGCCTTCTCACAAAACGTACCTCTCTTTGACTCTCTCTTTACCGTAAAAGCAGCTCTTTCCTTCTTCATAAGAGCTACACTATTTGGTCTTGCTTGCCAACTCTATATTTCTTTTAAAGCGCGAAGGGGACAATCCGAATAA
- a CDS encoding helix-turn-helix transcriptional regulator: MNRVKEYRLDVGKSQLELAKQIGVSRQTINMIENDKYNPSLDLCINLARALNTDLNTLFWEDYSGSRKE; encoded by the coding sequence ATGAATCGCGTTAAAGAATACCGACTCGATGTCGGCAAGTCGCAGCTTGAGCTAGCCAAGCAAATTGGCGTTTCCAGACAAACCATTAACATGATTGAAAACGACAAATACAACCCCTCTCTTGATCTCTGTATCAATCTCGCCCGTGCCTTAAATACAGACCTCAACACCCTCTTCTGGGAAGACTATAGTGGCTCGAGAAAGGAATAG